From the Bacteroidota bacterium genome, the window AGATGAAATCAGGACGGCCTGTAAAATTATTCTCCAAGCCCTTGAAGCAAATTGATATTTTTATAGCCACTAACACACCCCATGGGCAAAACCAAGAATTTCTTTAAATCAGGATTCGGGAAAATTGTAGCTTACTTCCTTCAGGGGCTGCTATTGATTGCGCCTACTTTTGTAACGCTATATGCGCTGTTCTATTTCTTCAATTTTTTTGATTCTCGAGTTAACGACTTATTTGAAAATATTTTTCATTCTCGCTTTCCCGGCTTGGGATTGGTAACTATTTTCTTGTTCATTACTTCCATCGGATTCATAGGCTCGCTAGTCATTGTGCAGCCGCTACTACATCTTATAGATTTTCTTTTAGAAAAGACTCCTTTGGTGAAGGATATTTATTCGTCGCTAAAAGATTTTTTTGGTGCTTTTATCAGTAACAAGAAAAAGTTTAACAAGCCGGTGATGTTTGAATTAGGAAAAGGCAGCGGTGTTTTTAAGCTTGGATTTATCACCCAGGAAGATTTAAGTGATTTGAATATCAAGGATAAGGTGGCCATCTATACCCCGCTTTCTTATAACCTCTCAGGCATTATGT encodes:
- a CDS encoding DUF502 domain-containing protein codes for the protein MGKTKNFFKSGFGKIVAYFLQGLLLIAPTFVTLYALFYFFNFFDSRVNDLFENIFHSRFPGLGLVTIFLFITSIGFIGSLVIVQPLLHLIDFLLEKTPLVKDIYSSLKDFFGAFISNKKKFNKPVMFELGKGSGVFKLGFITQEDLSDLNIKDKVAIYTPLSYNLSGIMYIVNQDQVQVLHDVGTTDIMKFIVSGGVTKLEEEEEEAIIIPPTTVQREPGI